One Cyprinus carpio isolate SPL01 chromosome A16, ASM1834038v1, whole genome shotgun sequence genomic region harbors:
- the LOC109106605 gene encoding inactive serine protease 35-like, translating into MGPVPLTLLLCISALAVLVSAAVDNPTGDDDYTWPQRKVPLVQEKQTVHLGSSEFLAKPQSELHGICGIECQRGLPEPSLDDLEQLLSYETMYDNGTRTLTTVTIQELNISNDWKGGSMLRSRRRREVYGTDTRFTIGDKQYSLKYPFSTSVKISTGCSGVLVSPKHVLTAAHCIHNGTDYLDGVQKLSIGVLKERSRQKGKGRKGKGRKGKGKRKHKEEEEEEEEEEINENIEIGEKQERKGKGKGRRNRSRRSTTSKQPSFRWTRVKQMQVPKGWFKGISENAVADYDYAILELKRAQKTKYMDLGVIPSVKKLPAGRIHFSGFDDDRPGNLVYRFCSVSDESNDLLYQYCDAKPGSSGSGVYIRLKEPGKKKWKRKIIGVFSGHQWVDVNGMQQDYNVAVRITPPKYAQICLWVHGDSSQCLGT; encoded by the coding sequence ATGGGCCCGGTACCCTTAACACTCCTGCTTTGCATCTCAGCACTGGCTGTGCTGGTGTCTGCAGCAGTGGACAATCCCACAGGTGACGATGACTACACGTGGCCACAGAGGAAAGTACCACTGGTACAAGAAAAGCAAACAGTGCATCTGGGCAGTTCTGAGTTTTTGGCTAAGCCACAATCTGAGCTCCATGGAATATGTGGCATTGAGTGCCAGAGGGGTCTCCCAGAGCCCAGCCTGGACGATCTGGAGCAGCTACTGTCCTATGAGACCATGTACGACAACGGAACCCGCACACTCACCACCGTCACCATACAGGAGCTAAACATTAGCAATGATTGGAAGGGAGGTTCTATGTTACGCTCTCGGCGCAGACGAGAAGTCTATGGCACGGACACCCGGTTTACCATCGGCGACAAGCAGTACTCCTTGAAGTATCCATTCTCCACGTCTGTGAAGATCTCCACGGGTTGTTCTGGAGTGCTGGTGTCACCCAAACACGTCCTGACTGCCGCTCATTGCATCCACAATGGTACGGACTACCTGGATGGGGTACAGAAACTCAGCATTGGTGTGCTGAAAGAACGTTCCCGCCAAAAAGGGAAGGGACGGAAAGGGAAAGGACGGAAGGGGAAAGGCAAGAGGAAGCataaagaagaggaggaggaggaggaggaggaggaaatcaatgaaaatataGAGATTGGAGAGAAGCAGGAGCGTAAGGGAAaaggcaaaggcaggagaaacCGTAGTCGTCGTAGCACCACCTCCAAGCAGCCCTCGTTCCGATGGACCCGGGTGAAACAGATGCAGGTGCCGAAGGGCTGGTTTAAAGGGATCTCGGAGAACGCTGTGGCTGATTATGACTATGCCATCCTGGAGCTTAAAAGGGCGCAGAAGACCAAATACATGGATCTCGGTGTCATCCCCTCCGTCAAGAAGCTGCCTGCAGGACGTATCCATTTCTCGGGATTTGACGACGATCGGCCAGGCAACCTGGTGTACCGCTTCTGCTCCGTTTCCGACGAGTCCAATGACCTGCTGTACCAGTATTGCGATGCGAAGCCTGGCTCCAGTGGCTCGGGTGTCTATATTCGACTCAAAGAGCCTGGCAAGAAAAAGTGGAAGCGAAAGATCATTGGAGTGTTCTCGGGTCACCAGTGGGTGGATGTTAATGGAATGCAGCAAGATTAC